The proteins below are encoded in one region of Peribacillus muralis:
- a CDS encoding nitroreductase family protein, which translates to METIEAIKTRRSIGIVKQDPVPKEMIEQIIDAGTYAPNHHRTEPWRFFVLTGDGRNKLGHVFEEITKIENADDTPENLISKLERQKKNPLRAPVIIAVGIEPSEKDNVLVAEEYAAVNSAIQNMLLAAHSLGLGAVWRTGKITYHEKVRDFFHLSSKGEVLAFIYLGFPDMEPKPAKKTSFDQLTTWIG; encoded by the coding sequence ATGGAAACGATTGAAGCTATAAAAACGAGAAGAAGCATAGGAATCGTAAAGCAGGATCCTGTTCCTAAAGAAATGATCGAGCAAATCATCGACGCGGGTACATATGCCCCAAACCATCATCGGACGGAGCCTTGGCGTTTTTTTGTATTGACAGGGGATGGCAGGAATAAACTTGGTCATGTCTTCGAAGAAATAACAAAGATTGAAAATGCAGATGATACACCGGAAAATTTAATCAGCAAACTTGAGAGGCAAAAGAAGAATCCACTAAGGGCACCCGTCATCATTGCAGTGGGCATAGAGCCGAGTGAAAAGGATAATGTTCTTGTAGCTGAAGAATATGCCGCAGTCAACAGTGCCATCCAAAATATGCTGCTTGCTGCACATTCCCTTGGCCTGGGGGCGGTGTGGAGAACAGGGAAAATAACTTATCACGAGAAGGTGAGGGACTTCTTCCATTTATCCTCAAAAGGAGAAGTGCTGGCATTCATTTACTTGGGCTTTCCTGATATGGAGCCGAAGCCTGCCAAGAAAACATCGTTTGATCAATTGACCACTTGGATCGGGTGA
- a CDS encoding S8 family peptidase, which yields MTREKRLIPYKVLEVMETVKEKIPEGIELVKAPAVWEKSNYGEGVVVAVIDTGIDKEHPDLKERIIGGKDFTNTGDFQDDNGHGTHVCGTILASINKVGVVGVAPKASILALKALNGQGQGEIDWINGALEYAINWQGPNEETVSVISLSLGGPPDEAEHKLIQRALKKDILVVCAAGNSGDGRHDTDELDYPGAYPEVVEVGAVDLSRNLADFSNTNDEIDLVAPGVDILSTYPGNKYARLSGTSMATPHVSGAAALLKVIAEQDFGRKLTEAELYAQLVKSTEDLGISKKAQGNGLLNLTIADQRAEKSIKITIESENLKLPSKSVVMEY from the coding sequence ATGACAAGGGAAAAAAGATTAATACCTTACAAAGTTCTTGAAGTGATGGAAACGGTGAAAGAAAAGATCCCAGAGGGTATCGAGCTTGTTAAAGCCCCGGCAGTATGGGAAAAAAGCAATTATGGTGAGGGTGTTGTAGTCGCCGTCATCGATACAGGCATCGATAAAGAGCATCCAGACCTCAAAGAGAGAATCATTGGCGGAAAGGATTTTACCAATACCGGCGATTTTCAAGATGATAACGGGCATGGAACGCATGTATGCGGGACTATATTGGCTTCCATTAATAAGGTTGGTGTAGTGGGAGTGGCTCCAAAAGCCAGCATCTTGGCGTTGAAGGCATTAAATGGTCAGGGCCAAGGCGAGATAGATTGGATCAATGGGGCTTTGGAGTATGCAATCAATTGGCAGGGGCCGAATGAAGAAACAGTTTCAGTCATTTCACTGTCACTTGGAGGGCCGCCGGATGAGGCGGAACATAAGCTGATTCAAAGGGCTCTTAAGAAAGACATTCTTGTTGTTTGCGCGGCTGGGAACAGTGGGGATGGGCGTCATGATACCGATGAATTGGATTATCCAGGTGCGTATCCAGAGGTAGTGGAAGTCGGGGCTGTGGATTTAAGCAGAAATTTAGCGGATTTTTCAAATACGAATGATGAAATTGACTTGGTTGCGCCGGGGGTCGATATACTCTCTACGTATCCAGGTAATAAATATGCCAGACTAAGCGGAACATCAATGGCAACACCGCATGTAAGCGGTGCAGCAGCTCTCTTGAAAGTGATTGCCGAACAGGACTTTGGCCGCAAGCTGACTGAAGCTGAACTGTATGCACAGTTAGTGAAAAGTACGGAAGATCTGGGAATTAGCAAAAAAGCGCAAGGCAATGGGCTGCTCAACTTAACCATTGCCGACCAAAGAGCTGAAAAATCAATCAAGATTACTATAGAGTCAGAGAACCTTAAATTACCGAGTAAATCAGTGGTCATGGAATATTAA
- a CDS encoding YcnI family copper-binding membrane protein produces MKNITKLLITTFAALFIFAGSANAHVTVKPSTSAPEAWETYTIKVPVEKETATTKVTLKVPEGITFVSYQPVPGWKVTTEGGKDVKTVTWAATDEGISAGQFQQFSFIAQNPKEETKVAWDAFQYYEDGEIVEWSGDEGSDLPHSVTQISVAPKTDSEPADHGHADDSKATDDSKDTATADDKSNGNGTLIITLSVIALILSLVALFAALRKNKR; encoded by the coding sequence ATGAAAAATATTACAAAGCTACTCATCACTACATTTGCAGCATTATTCATATTCGCTGGTTCGGCGAATGCACACGTTACGGTCAAACCTAGTACATCTGCGCCTGAGGCATGGGAAACCTACACAATTAAAGTTCCAGTGGAAAAAGAAACTGCAACAACAAAGGTGACTTTAAAGGTTCCTGAAGGAATTACATTTGTAAGCTATCAACCTGTACCAGGTTGGAAAGTGACGACCGAAGGCGGTAAAGATGTTAAAACGGTAACTTGGGCAGCAACGGATGAAGGCATATCCGCGGGACAATTCCAACAATTCTCATTCATTGCCCAAAACCCTAAAGAAGAAACGAAAGTGGCTTGGGATGCCTTTCAATATTACGAAGATGGTGAAATCGTCGAATGGAGCGGTGATGAAGGTTCAGACCTGCCTCATTCGGTAACGCAAATTTCCGTCGCTCCAAAAACTGATTCAGAACCCGCTGACCACGGTCACGCCGATGATTCCAAAGCAACCGACGATTCAAAGGACACGGCAACAGCAGATGATAAAAGTAATGGTAACGGAACACTGATCATCACCCTATCCGTCATAGCACTGATCTTGTCCCTTGTAGCCCTTTTTGCGGCGCTAAGAAAAAATAAAAGATAA
- a CDS encoding copper resistance protein CopC, protein MKNYLWLVISLFSLLLYPAMAFGHATVTSSNPSPNEAMDTLPEKISIQFSENIQPAFHSLEVFSQDGQKVPVQKSAISEQSEKILEAKWKGTVDEGVYYIKWRVVSSDGHPIEGTIPFQLGDSASLSDQDNSNVNAGFPSSINVFLQGLQYISFAALAGILFFRLSLTKDYRLFQASGRARLYLWISYVGLALAIFSSLPLKVTIDAGVGWTDAFNGTYIKEILNGTNFGTIWIIQILMLILLFLALYFMLDNPLNKSLPFLSLIMTVFLMLGKALTGHTAAVPNHVLAVLMDFLHILSMALWLGGLMALLVILPGLAGRQGVQEDKKIFYWTIIQRFSRWAFAFVIVLIVSGIYSSLQHVPTIHSLFHTTYGQLLLAKVGLMSVMTVLGAWHFFKSKTQTNKLGYSAGIELGLGIAALLVAALLTNVQTAMSSPGPFEKTIKTEENNKVTLTVTPNEVGDNRIQVELANGGEPITDIEQITITMQPADSQGGGGEIKLQLQAKTKGKFTSKSLLTSPGKWNIHVHGLTESLDSINADFTIFIGNS, encoded by the coding sequence ATGAAGAATTACTTATGGCTGGTAATCAGCCTATTTAGCTTGCTATTATACCCGGCAATGGCTTTTGGTCATGCTACAGTAACTAGTTCCAATCCTAGCCCGAACGAAGCCATGGATACTCTTCCTGAAAAGATCAGCATTCAATTCAGCGAGAATATACAGCCGGCTTTCCATTCGCTTGAAGTCTTCAGTCAAGATGGGCAGAAGGTTCCAGTTCAAAAAAGCGCAATTTCGGAACAAAGCGAAAAGATATTGGAAGCTAAGTGGAAAGGCACTGTCGATGAAGGCGTTTATTATATTAAATGGAGAGTGGTTTCGAGTGACGGCCATCCGATCGAAGGGACAATCCCCTTTCAATTAGGAGACTCGGCCTCCCTATCAGACCAAGATAATTCAAATGTGAACGCAGGTTTTCCGAGTTCCATTAATGTGTTCTTGCAAGGCCTTCAATACATAAGCTTCGCGGCTCTTGCAGGTATTCTTTTTTTCCGCTTATCATTAACGAAGGACTACCGCCTTTTTCAAGCTAGCGGAAGAGCACGTCTATATCTATGGATTTCATACGTTGGTTTGGCCCTTGCCATTTTCAGCAGTCTCCCTCTAAAGGTGACGATTGACGCTGGCGTAGGTTGGACGGATGCTTTTAATGGGACATATATCAAGGAAATACTGAATGGTACAAACTTCGGTACCATCTGGATCATTCAAATACTCATGTTGATCCTTCTATTTTTAGCTCTTTATTTCATGCTTGATAATCCCTTGAATAAATCTCTGCCCTTCCTTTCTCTAATCATGACGGTCTTCTTAATGCTTGGTAAGGCTTTAACTGGACATACTGCAGCCGTTCCTAATCACGTTCTCGCCGTATTGATGGATTTCCTCCACATATTGTCGATGGCATTATGGCTGGGCGGACTTATGGCCTTATTGGTGATCTTGCCTGGGCTTGCCGGACGGCAGGGTGTTCAAGAGGATAAAAAAATCTTTTACTGGACCATCATTCAAAGGTTTTCTAGATGGGCTTTTGCATTTGTAATCGTGTTGATCGTCAGCGGCATATACAGCAGCCTTCAGCATGTACCGACCATCCATTCCTTGTTCCACACAACATATGGACAACTATTGCTTGCGAAAGTCGGTCTCATGTCAGTCATGACCGTTTTAGGAGCATGGCATTTCTTCAAGAGCAAAACGCAAACGAACAAACTGGGCTATAGCGCAGGAATCGAGCTTGGCTTAGGGATCGCCGCACTCCTTGTTGCAGCTCTTTTGACAAATGTTCAAACTGCGATGTCCTCTCCAGGACCATTTGAAAAAACGATAAAGACGGAAGAAAACAATAAGGTGACTTTAACGGTCACTCCAAATGAGGTCGGAGATAACCGAATTCAAGTGGAACTGGCAAATGGAGGCGAGCCCATTACTGATATTGAGCAGATAACCATCACGATGCAGCCAGCAGATTCACAGGGCGGTGGCGGTGAAATAAAGCTCCAGTTGCAGGCGAAAACTAAAGGGAAATTCACTTCAAAATCTTTACTTACCTCGCCAGGGAAGTGGAACATCCATGTTCATGGTTTAACGGAAAGTCTCGATTCAATCAATGCTGATTTTACAATTTTTATAGGGAATTCATAA
- a CDS encoding cadherin-like beta sandwich domain-containing protein: protein MLKKGAKGKSMKVILAGSLIGMGTITGLPDVKAAEETGIIQEVDTKVGLSKLEIDGATLNQGFSESILDYRATAENDVEKITLQAESRSGDATIFVNGTKLTNGMANLPLQTGMNTFEITVSDDVNETVTYTVKVEKLQSGDNHLNSIGLSQGSLAFDPNVTAYFASVENKVKSVTISPSLRDSNAHVMVNGMDAVKSGVKVELPIGETAVKIIVTAENGDERTYTLTLTRADVKKQEKEEAVVSKDVKSQKQPAIEKPSSTEGDKPVTLSARSFNDQKPTSVSQTVKVAQPENPLTKKMSTGIDEGSATEHLEKEDEAPVLHSLTASTGSWNKSFDSNEHTYHIEVNDDITSVELQGAAGSNGATIEYDGGNKKKVKLKNKAKTAISVTVSKDGKRRTYVLVFEKDIKVEMDEE, encoded by the coding sequence ATGCTTAAGAAAGGTGCAAAGGGAAAAAGCATGAAGGTGATTTTGGCTGGTTCTCTCATAGGAATGGGAACAATCACTGGCTTGCCTGATGTTAAGGCTGCAGAAGAAACGGGCATCATTCAAGAGGTTGACACAAAAGTGGGTCTTTCAAAGTTGGAAATAGACGGGGCTACACTCAATCAAGGTTTTTCAGAAAGTATACTAGACTATCGTGCAACAGCCGAAAATGATGTTGAAAAAATCACTTTACAAGCCGAGAGCCGAAGTGGCGATGCAACCATTTTCGTGAACGGTACTAAGCTGACAAATGGCATGGCTAACCTGCCTCTTCAAACGGGCATGAATACGTTTGAAATCACCGTAAGCGATGATGTAAATGAGACGGTCACATATACTGTCAAAGTCGAAAAACTTCAAAGTGGTGATAATCATTTAAATTCGATTGGGTTATCTCAAGGCTCTCTGGCCTTCGATCCCAATGTGACAGCCTATTTTGCTTCGGTGGAGAATAAAGTTAAGAGCGTTACAATATCTCCATCATTGCGTGATAGTAATGCTCATGTAATGGTCAATGGAATGGATGCAGTGAAAAGTGGTGTGAAGGTGGAACTCCCAATCGGTGAAACAGCAGTGAAGATTATCGTGACTGCAGAAAATGGGGACGAAAGAACATACACGCTTACGCTAACAAGGGCTGACGTCAAGAAACAGGAAAAGGAAGAGGCGGTTGTCTCTAAGGATGTTAAAAGTCAAAAGCAACCGGCAATCGAAAAGCCTTCCTCCACTGAAGGAGATAAACCAGTTACACTTTCAGCTCGTTCATTCAATGATCAAAAACCGACAAGTGTCAGTCAAACAGTGAAGGTAGCGCAGCCTGAAAATCCTCTAACCAAAAAAATGAGTACCGGTATAGATGAGGGATCGGCAACGGAACATTTAGAAAAAGAGGATGAGGCACCTGTATTGCACAGTTTGACAGCATCAACAGGATCATGGAATAAATCCTTTGATTCTAATGAACATACGTACCATATTGAAGTCAATGATGATATCACCTCAGTTGAGTTACAAGGTGCTGCAGGATCAAATGGGGCAACCATCGAATATGACGGTGGAAATAAAAAAAAGGTGAAGTTGAAGAACAAAGCGAAGACAGCCATTTCCGTTACCGTTTCAAAAGATGGGAAGCGACGTACCTATGTGCTTGTTTTCGAGAAGGATATCAAGGTGGAAATGGATGAGGAATAG
- a CDS encoding PAS domain-containing sensor histidine kinase, with protein MSKRSILSIYILSGVLILVVFDYFLTTNIQNKEVFIQLQRVEGIFFLLSIGLVLYLYLAKREEFKQLKEAEQRRRTLINSMVDFVNFKDGDGRWLESNSFGLKLFQLEHVNYKGKKDSELAEYTEFYKESLIYCEISDEETWVKGEISRCEEIIPLPDGHHKTFDTIKVPLFFEDGSRKGLVVIGRDITERVAAEKQLFDSEQRYKSLFEHNPYPMLMLDLNGLITTVNPRFETVTGFQQAEIHGSPFIKLDFSPEDADLIRTSCEYVVENRKGIKKGKDIQFITKYGKSILLSCSFVPMMIGVELVGIITYAKEVTQIRETEARLRRSEKLSIVGELAASVAHEVRNPLTSLKGFVQLLKKNDHPHEQYYSIMLSELDRINLIVSELLVLAKPQELPFSKHQIVELMNEVQVLLKPEADSFSAQISTAVKNDIPMLSCEGNQLKQVFINMLKNSMEAAADRIWIDFEHKDDSISIIIKDNGSGIEKKRLKHLGEPFYSSKERGTGLGLTVSCRIIEAHGGKVRFNSEPDRGTEVEIILPYKA; from the coding sequence ATGTCCAAGCGCTCCATTTTAAGTATATATATCCTTTCCGGGGTTCTTATACTAGTCGTGTTCGACTATTTCTTAACGACAAATATTCAAAACAAAGAAGTCTTCATTCAGCTACAGAGAGTGGAAGGCATTTTCTTTCTTTTATCGATAGGCCTGGTCTTATACCTTTACTTGGCTAAAAGGGAAGAATTCAAGCAATTAAAGGAAGCGGAGCAACGCCGGCGTACACTTATTAACTCGATGGTCGATTTCGTTAACTTCAAGGATGGCGATGGTCGTTGGCTGGAATCCAATTCCTTTGGTCTAAAATTATTTCAATTGGAACATGTGAACTATAAGGGCAAAAAAGACAGTGAGCTTGCGGAATACACTGAATTTTACAAAGAATCGCTGATCTACTGTGAAATTTCCGATGAGGAAACGTGGGTAAAAGGGGAAATCTCAAGATGCGAGGAAATCATCCCCCTTCCAGATGGCCACCACAAGACCTTTGATACGATCAAAGTTCCATTGTTCTTTGAGGATGGTTCCCGAAAAGGGCTCGTCGTCATTGGCAGGGACATTACTGAGAGGGTTGCTGCTGAGAAACAATTATTCGATAGTGAACAACGCTATAAATCATTATTCGAACACAACCCATACCCGATGCTCATGCTTGATTTAAACGGATTGATCACAACCGTAAATCCAAGGTTCGAAACGGTTACAGGCTTTCAACAAGCAGAAATTCACGGCTCCCCCTTCATTAAGCTGGACTTTTCACCAGAAGATGCAGACCTGATTCGTACATCCTGTGAATATGTCGTGGAAAACCGTAAAGGAATAAAAAAAGGAAAAGATATACAATTTATAACGAAATACGGGAAGTCGATCCTGCTTTCATGTTCGTTCGTCCCGATGATGATTGGTGTCGAATTGGTCGGAATCATCACTTATGCCAAAGAAGTCACGCAAATCCGGGAAACCGAAGCCCGTTTAAGAAGAAGCGAGAAATTGTCCATAGTCGGTGAGCTGGCCGCAAGCGTTGCCCATGAAGTACGCAACCCGCTGACTTCATTAAAAGGTTTCGTACAATTACTTAAAAAGAATGACCATCCCCATGAACAATACTATTCCATTATGCTAAGTGAATTGGACCGGATCAATCTTATCGTAAGCGAATTACTCGTGCTTGCAAAGCCACAGGAGCTTCCTTTCAGCAAGCACCAAATCGTCGAACTGATGAATGAAGTCCAAGTATTATTGAAGCCAGAGGCAGATTCATTCTCCGCACAAATATCAACGGCTGTTAAAAATGACATACCGATGCTTTCCTGTGAGGGAAATCAACTAAAGCAAGTATTCATCAACATGCTCAAGAATTCCATGGAGGCTGCCGCCGATCGCATTTGGATTGACTTTGAGCACAAGGACGATAGCATTTCGATCATCATTAAAGATAATGGAAGCGGAATAGAAAAAAAGCGCTTGAAGCATCTTGGAGAGCCTTTCTATTCTTCTAAAGAGAGAGGCACCGGTCTAGGTTTGACGGTCAGTTGCAGGATCATTGAGGCACACGGAGGAAAGGTCCGTTTTAACAGCGAGCCGGATCGAGGAACCGAAGTCGAAATCATTTTACCTTACAAAGCGTAG
- a CDS encoding TVP38/TMEM64 family protein — protein sequence MKKFLTLIILLGIAIFILTNAELFTLVWKSDLESVIGILKENLSLTFLVTFVLMFVQNSFTIIPLILLLTINVTIFGFLYGYLWSWFSSVVASGLIFYAARNWFQDLLLKKLDKKWQESVVEHGFMYVFTGRVFPLIPTSLINLAAGVSSVTFKDFLVATTLGNLIYFFFLSLIPYGLLTVEMNQYTLAALALLFLLFFVIYKRVKKKKNQRIFRKNR from the coding sequence TTGAAAAAATTCCTGACTTTGATCATTTTGTTGGGTATCGCAATATTTATTTTAACAAATGCAGAACTATTCACTTTAGTATGGAAAAGTGACCTGGAGTCAGTTATTGGCATATTGAAGGAAAACCTTTCACTCACCTTTTTGGTCACATTCGTATTGATGTTTGTTCAGAATTCTTTTACAATCATACCCTTAATTTTGCTCCTGACGATCAATGTCACGATATTCGGCTTCTTATATGGTTACCTTTGGAGTTGGTTCTCGAGTGTAGTAGCATCAGGCTTGATCTTCTATGCAGCAAGAAACTGGTTTCAAGACCTCCTTTTAAAGAAGCTGGATAAAAAGTGGCAAGAAAGTGTTGTGGAGCACGGGTTTATGTACGTCTTTACAGGAAGGGTTTTCCCGCTTATCCCAACAAGCCTGATCAACTTGGCGGCAGGAGTCAGTTCGGTTACATTCAAGGATTTTTTAGTGGCGACGACACTCGGAAACCTGATTTACTTTTTCTTTCTATCGCTAATTCCATATGGCCTGCTTACAGTTGAAATGAACCAATATACGTTAGCTGCACTCGCACTGCTCTTTTTATTATTTTTCGTGATCTACAAACGGGTTAAAAAGAAAAAGAACCAACGCATCTTCCGAAAAAACAGGTGA
- a CDS encoding QueT transporter family protein translates to MNNRTLVISGILAALYVAVSFVFQPISFGAYQFRVPEILNHLIVFNKKYIYGIVGGVFISNLLFSPMVPFDLVFGVGQSILALLLIIFVSRFIKGVQGRMIATIIFFTFTMFLIAIELNLAFGLPFWLGWGTTAVGEFVVLLIGAPVIYAMDKRIQFEKWL, encoded by the coding sequence ATGAATAATCGTACCCTCGTGATAAGCGGGATATTGGCTGCCTTATATGTGGCGGTCTCATTCGTGTTTCAACCAATATCTTTTGGCGCGTACCAATTTCGGGTTCCGGAAATACTGAACCATCTGATTGTATTCAATAAAAAATATATCTATGGCATCGTAGGCGGTGTATTCATTTCGAATCTGCTTTTTTCACCTATGGTTCCATTTGACTTGGTTTTCGGGGTCGGGCAATCCATACTCGCCTTGCTTCTGATCATTTTTGTTTCGCGGTTCATTAAAGGCGTCCAAGGACGGATGATCGCGACGATTATCTTTTTCACGTTCACAATGTTCTTGATTGCAATCGAACTGAACCTTGCCTTTGGTTTACCATTCTGGTTAGGCTGGGGCACCACAGCCGTTGGTGAATTCGTTGTCCTTTTGATTGGTGCACCCGTCATTTATGCAATGGACAAAAGAATTCAGTTTGAAAAGTGGCTTTAA
- a CDS encoding YbaK/EbsC family protein, whose amino-acid sequence MSIESVKHHFEKWNLEGEVMEFETSSATVYEAADTIGVIPARIAKTLSFRGEGDKAILVVAAGDAKVDNKKFRQTFGFKARMLAPDEVLQQTGHAIGGVCPFGLANELDVFLDISMKRFESVFPACGSTNSAIKLTLAQLFEYSGAKEWVDVCKDWE is encoded by the coding sequence GTGTCAATTGAAAGTGTCAAACATCATTTTGAAAAATGGAATCTGGAAGGCGAAGTGATGGAGTTCGAAACGTCAAGTGCTACGGTTTATGAGGCAGCGGATACCATTGGCGTCATCCCAGCACGGATCGCTAAGACTCTATCCTTCAGGGGAGAAGGGGACAAGGCGATTTTAGTTGTAGCAGCCGGGGATGCAAAAGTCGATAATAAGAAGTTTCGCCAGACATTCGGCTTCAAGGCAAGGATGCTGGCTCCAGATGAAGTGCTCCAACAGACTGGGCATGCTATCGGCGGCGTTTGCCCATTTGGATTGGCGAATGAGCTGGATGTTTTTCTTGATATATCGATGAAGCGCTTTGAATCAGTATTTCCCGCTTGCGGCAGTACGAATTCTGCGATAAAGCTTACACTTGCACAATTATTTGAATATTCAGGTGCTAAGGAGTGGGTTGATGTGTGTAAGGATTGGGAATAA
- a CDS encoding DUF3892 domain-containing protein gives MDQFEKAYESYKQQGTPQANQPDSTGKEEIIAVRKNEDDNIIAIKTNSGRELDYPTALSEAKAGQLANVDVFHKYGRDILRSEPDGIKENNLDQLPEF, from the coding sequence ATGGACCAATTTGAAAAAGCCTATGAATCCTATAAACAGCAGGGTACACCGCAAGCAAATCAACCTGATTCAACTGGAAAGGAAGAAATCATTGCTGTCAGGAAAAATGAAGATGACAATATCATTGCCATCAAGACGAATTCCGGCCGCGAACTCGACTACCCGACTGCCCTTTCCGAGGCTAAGGCAGGTCAACTTGCCAATGTTGATGTCTTCCATAAATATGGACGTGACATATTGCGGAGTGAGCCTGATGGAATCAAGGAAAACAATCTCGACCAACTGCCAGAGTTTTGA
- a CDS encoding M28 family peptidase: MKKQFLSFTLAAGMVFGASGTTTALAATHPAPAHHAASADKQVVNRIEVDKIYRNIAYLSKTPRVAGTESEYKAVQFIKKQFKSYGYKANIEEFNFLSYTDPNRVELSIDGFDAEIKPNHLTYSVNGNPSGEVVYAGLGTKEELEEASVTGKIALIQRGSFTFAEKVLNAAEKGAAGVILYNNADGELNGTLGGVNDQFIPSITITKKDGEALLEKLNAGVNLTASLKIEGAHAGEKTSYNVVAMKKATKNVKAKKSDIIYITGHHDSVAGAPGANDDASGTSVTLELARVLKNLPTDTEIRFVTFGAEENGLLGSQHYVGNLSADEIKRTIANFNLDMVGSRDAGDLVILSNDGEMNLVTKLAQASSTRLNGTPTPYGQGGRSDHVSFAEAGIPAALFIHSPSEPWYHTPDDTIDKISKEKLQDVAEIVGTAVYDQAKIEKKNPFPPHGKKVKAPHLAEEKDFK; encoded by the coding sequence ATGAAAAAACAATTTCTATCATTTACATTAGCTGCTGGAATGGTATTTGGTGCATCAGGGACAACGACTGCATTGGCAGCAACACACCCTGCTCCAGCGCATCATGCAGCGTCCGCAGATAAGCAGGTCGTTAATAGGATCGAAGTCGACAAGATCTACAGAAATATTGCATACCTCTCAAAAACACCTCGAGTGGCCGGGACTGAATCAGAGTACAAGGCCGTCCAGTTCATCAAAAAGCAATTCAAATCATATGGTTATAAAGCCAATATCGAAGAGTTCAATTTTTTATCCTATACTGATCCAAATCGGGTCGAGCTATCCATTGATGGCTTTGATGCGGAAATCAAGCCAAATCATTTAACTTATTCAGTGAATGGAAATCCATCAGGTGAAGTGGTCTATGCCGGCCTAGGAACGAAGGAAGAGCTTGAAGAAGCAAGTGTCACTGGGAAGATTGCCCTTATTCAAAGAGGAAGTTTCACTTTTGCAGAGAAGGTATTGAACGCAGCAGAAAAAGGGGCGGCTGGTGTCATACTGTACAATAATGCAGATGGCGAATTGAACGGGACCCTCGGAGGGGTTAATGATCAATTTATTCCTTCTATCACGATAACGAAAAAGGATGGAGAAGCCCTGCTGGAAAAATTGAATGCAGGAGTCAATTTGACCGCATCATTAAAAATAGAGGGGGCCCATGCTGGAGAGAAAACCTCTTATAACGTGGTGGCCATGAAAAAGGCTACGAAGAACGTGAAAGCAAAAAAAAGCGATATCATTTATATCACAGGTCATCATGATTCAGTTGCAGGAGCACCGGGAGCGAATGATGATGCATCGGGAACGTCCGTGACACTTGAACTTGCCCGGGTATTAAAGAATCTTCCCACTGATACGGAAATCCGTTTCGTTACTTTCGGCGCTGAGGAGAACGGACTGCTAGGTTCGCAGCACTATGTCGGCAACCTCTCTGCTGATGAGATCAAGCGGACGATTGCCAACTTCAACCTCGATATGGTTGGAAGCAGGGACGCAGGAGATTTGGTCATTTTGAGTAATGATGGTGAAATGAATCTTGTGACCAAGCTTGCCCAGGCATCAAGCACCAGACTGAATGGAACGCCGACTCCATATGGACAAGGCGGCCGAAGCGACCATGTATCCTTCGCCGAAGCGGGTATTCCTGCGGCCTTATTCATCCACAGTCCTTCAGAACCTTGGTATCATACTCCTGATGATACGATTGATAAGATATCCAAGGAGAAGCTTCAAGATGTAGCTGAAATCGTCGGCACCGCCGTTTATGACCAAGCTAAAATCGAAAAGAAAAATCCATTTCCACCTCATGGAAAAAAAGTAAAGGCTCCTCATTTAGCTGAAGAGAAAGACTTCAAGTGA
- a CDS encoding DUF5082 family protein: MHANTLREIHSAISGRMSDVSEKINRLEQAKRQINEEQNACLGEIGKIKYPELAGSWMGKRAGDFQDARSDAYKAMSTIIHVDYDDYQEKIEGKITMLNIEKTALNAAGTIAHEADALLGKGETFIEQLESKISYLKGWLF; encoded by the coding sequence GTGCATGCAAACACTTTAAGGGAGATTCACTCGGCCATCTCGGGTAGAATGTCCGACGTGAGTGAAAAAATCAATCGCTTGGAGCAGGCTAAACGACAAATCAATGAAGAACAAAATGCATGCTTAGGGGAAATCGGGAAAATAAAATATCCGGAATTGGCAGGAAGCTGGATGGGAAAACGAGCCGGTGACTTCCAAGATGCCCGCAGCGATGCGTACAAGGCCATGTCTACGATCATTCATGTTGATTATGACGACTACCAAGAGAAAATCGAAGGAAAGATCACGATGTTGAATATAGAGAAAACAGCTTTGAATGCAGCTGGCACCATTGCCCATGAAGCGGATGCCCTTTTAGGTAAAGGAGAGACCTTCATCGAACAATTGGAAAGTAAAATATCATATTTAAAAGGGTGGTTGTTTTAA